A single Actinomadura algeriensis DNA region contains:
- the nadA gene encoding quinolinate synthase NadA: MSTPVRDLPLLLLGSGADPASERGVDCPGELPPASDPALVERAAAAKAALGDRVFVLGHHYQRDEVIRFADVTGDSFKLAREAAARPQAPYVVFCGVHFMAESADILTAGHQRVVLPDLAAGCSMADMATFDQVEECWEVLEDAGVADDVVPVTYMNSSADIKAFVGRHGGVVCTSSNAKRALDWAYGKGKKVLFLPDQHLGRNTAVLEMGLSLDDCVVYSPHRREGGLTQQQLRDATMILWRGHCSVHGRFTKESVEDVRARVPGVNVLVHPECRHDVVTSADLIGSTEFIIKTLDAAAPGTSWAVGTELNLVRRLANAHPDKNVMFLDKSVCYCSTMNRIDLPHLVRSLESLARDEVENVIEVDEETAHYARVALDQMLALP, encoded by the coding sequence GTGAGCACACCGGTGCGCGACCTGCCCCTGCTGCTGCTCGGCAGCGGCGCCGACCCGGCCAGCGAGCGCGGCGTGGACTGTCCCGGCGAGCTGCCGCCGGCCTCCGACCCCGCCCTCGTCGAACGGGCCGCCGCCGCGAAGGCCGCGCTGGGCGACCGCGTGTTCGTGCTCGGCCACCACTACCAGCGGGACGAGGTCATCCGGTTCGCCGACGTGACCGGCGACTCGTTCAAGCTCGCCCGGGAGGCCGCGGCCCGCCCGCAGGCCCCGTACGTGGTGTTCTGCGGCGTCCACTTCATGGCCGAGTCCGCCGACATCCTCACCGCCGGCCACCAGCGGGTGGTCCTGCCCGACCTCGCCGCCGGTTGCTCGATGGCCGACATGGCCACGTTCGACCAGGTCGAGGAGTGCTGGGAAGTCCTGGAGGACGCGGGCGTCGCCGACGACGTGGTGCCCGTGACCTACATGAACTCCTCCGCCGACATCAAGGCGTTCGTCGGACGGCACGGCGGCGTGGTGTGCACGTCGTCCAACGCCAAGCGCGCGCTGGACTGGGCTTACGGGAAGGGCAAGAAAGTCCTCTTCCTGCCGGACCAGCATCTCGGCCGCAACACCGCGGTCCTGGAGATGGGTCTCTCGCTGGACGACTGCGTCGTCTACAGCCCGCACCGCAGGGAGGGCGGCCTCACGCAGCAGCAGTTGCGGGACGCCACGATGATCCTCTGGCGCGGCCACTGTTCGGTGCACGGCCGGTTCACCAAGGAATCGGTCGAGGACGTGCGCGCGCGCGTGCCCGGCGTGAACGTGCTGGTGCACCCCGAGTGCCGTCACGACGTCGTGACGTCCGCCGACCTGATCGGGTCGACCGAGTTCATCATCAAGACGCTCGACGCGGCCGCGCCCGGGACGTCGTGGGCGGTGGGGACCGAACTGAACCTCGTCCGGCGGCTGGCGAACGCGCACCCGGACAAGAACGTCATGTTCCTGGACAAGTCGGTCTGCTACTGCTCGACGATGAACCGCATCGACCTGCCGCACCTGGTCCGGTCGCTGGAGTCGCTCGCGCGCGACGAGGTCGAGAACGTCATCGAGGTCGACGAGGAGACCGCGCACTACGCCCGCGTCGCCCTCGACCAGATGCTCGCCCTGCCGTGA
- a CDS encoding HesB/IscA family protein: protein MTVSGETTQETTGVILTDAAAEKAKGLLEQEGRDDLALRVAVQPGGCSGLIYQLFFDEREMDGDQIQEFDGLAVRVDRMSAPYLTGATIDFVDSIEKQGFTIDNPNASGSCACGDSFN, encoded by the coding sequence ATGACGGTTTCAGGCGAGACCACGCAGGAGACCACGGGCGTCATCCTCACCGACGCCGCCGCGGAGAAGGCCAAGGGCCTGCTCGAGCAGGAGGGTCGCGACGATCTCGCGCTGCGCGTCGCCGTGCAGCCGGGCGGCTGCTCCGGCCTGATCTACCAGCTCTTCTTCGACGAGCGGGAGATGGACGGCGACCAGATCCAGGAGTTCGACGGGCTGGCGGTGCGCGTCGACCGGATGAGCGCGCCCTACCTGACCGGCGCCACCATCGACTTCGTCGACAGCATCGAGAAGCAGGGCTTCACCATCGACAACCCGAACGCCTCGGGTTCCTGCGCCTGCGGCGACTCCTTCAACTGA
- a CDS encoding carbohydrate kinase family protein: MRIAVTGSIATDHLMTFPGRFTDQLLPDQLDRVSLSFLVDELEIRRGGVAANICFGMGSLGKESVLVGSVGDDFADYRSWLDRHGVDTASVHVSELHHTARFLCNTDQDQNQIATFYAGAMSEARDIELQPVADRVGGLDLVLVSPNDPEAMLRHTDECRDRAIPFAADPSQQLARMEGPEVRRLLDGAAYLFTNEYEKALCEEKTGWSGEEILARVGVRVTTLGAKGVVIDRQGQEGIHVPCVPVDSVVDPTGVGDAFRAGFLSALAWKLPLERAAQVGNAIAAHALEAAGPQEYTLSRQAFLDRFAAVYGEQASAEVAPHVTCHNP, translated from the coding sequence GTGCGCATCGCCGTGACCGGTTCCATTGCGACCGACCATCTGATGACCTTCCCGGGAAGGTTCACCGACCAGCTGCTTCCCGATCAGCTCGACCGGGTGTCGCTGTCGTTCCTGGTGGACGAGCTGGAGATCCGCCGCGGCGGCGTCGCCGCCAACATCTGCTTCGGCATGGGCAGCCTCGGCAAGGAGTCCGTCCTGGTCGGCTCGGTCGGCGACGACTTCGCCGACTACCGCTCCTGGCTCGACCGGCACGGCGTCGACACCGCCTCGGTGCACGTGTCCGAGCTGCACCACACCGCCAGGTTCCTGTGCAACACCGACCAGGACCAGAACCAGATCGCCACGTTCTACGCGGGCGCGATGAGCGAGGCCCGCGACATCGAGCTGCAGCCGGTCGCCGACCGCGTCGGCGGCCTCGACCTGGTGCTGGTCAGCCCGAACGACCCCGAGGCGATGCTGCGGCACACCGACGAGTGCCGCGACCGCGCGATCCCGTTCGCCGCCGACCCGTCCCAGCAGCTCGCCCGGATGGAGGGCCCGGAGGTGCGCCGCCTCCTCGACGGCGCCGCGTACCTGTTCACCAACGAGTACGAGAAGGCGCTCTGCGAGGAGAAGACCGGCTGGTCCGGCGAGGAGATCCTCGCCCGCGTCGGCGTCCGCGTCACCACGCTCGGCGCGAAGGGCGTCGTCATCGACCGGCAGGGGCAGGAGGGGATCCACGTGCCGTGCGTCCCCGTCGACTCCGTCGTCGACCCGACCGGCGTGGGCGACGCGTTCCGCGCCGGTTTCCTGTCGGCGCTCGCCTGGAAGCTGCCGCTGGAGCGCGCCGCGCAGGTCGGCAACGCCATCGCCGCGCACGCCCTCGAGGCCGCCGGGCCGCAGGAGTACACGCTCTCCCGCCAGGCGTTCCTGGACCGCTTCGCCGCCGTCTACGGCGAGCAGGCGTCCGCCGAGGTGGCCCCGCACGTCACCTGCCACAACCCGTGA
- a CDS encoding sulfurtransferase TusA family protein, with protein MRFRGRAKSRQPAAAPVPAAPEPSGPVPVLVIDALGRKCPIPIIMLAERIREVPVGEVVAVLADDPAARTDVPAWCRMKSQDFVREETLEQGGWGFHIRRTY; from the coding sequence ATGAGGTTTCGAGGCCGCGCCAAGAGCCGGCAGCCCGCGGCGGCGCCCGTCCCCGCCGCCCCCGAGCCGTCCGGCCCGGTCCCCGTGCTGGTCATCGACGCGCTGGGCCGCAAGTGCCCGATCCCGATCATCATGCTGGCCGAGCGGATCCGCGAGGTGCCGGTCGGGGAGGTCGTCGCCGTCCTCGCCGACGACCCGGCGGCCCGCACCGACGTCCCCGCCTGGTGCCGGATGAAGTCGCAGGACTTCGTCCGCGAGGAGACCCTCGAACAGGGCGGCTGGGGCTTCCACATCCGCCGCACGTACTGA
- a CDS encoding cysteine desulfurase family protein, translating to MAGSRGYLDAASTEPPHPAARAALLDALDSAWADPARLYGTARGTRIVLDRARARVANVLGVRPDEVSFTSSGTQAVHLAVLGGLRARRRVGSHLVVGAVEHSSVLHAAELHERDGGEVTLVGVDRSGRVDPAEFAAALRPDTALACLQSANHEVGTLQPVAEVAEHCRAARVPLCTDAAQSLGRADVPAGWSLLAGSAHKWGGPGGVGVLVVRKGTRWRSPLPDDEREARRVPGFENVPGAVAAAAALEARHVDMAADAERLSALVERIRSEVPRTVPDVEVIGDPVRRLPHLVTFSCLYVEGEALLTELDRLGFAVSSGSSCTADTLRPSHVLEAMGVITHGNVRVSLPRDVEAADVERFLSVLPATVAKLRGDLGVIA from the coding sequence ATGGCCGGAAGCAGGGGCTATCTCGACGCCGCCTCCACCGAACCGCCGCACCCCGCCGCGCGTGCCGCGCTGCTGGACGCGCTCGACTCCGCCTGGGCCGACCCCGCGCGGCTCTACGGTACGGCGCGCGGCACCCGCATCGTCCTCGACCGCGCCCGCGCGCGTGTCGCGAACGTCCTCGGCGTCCGTCCGGACGAGGTGTCGTTCACGTCCTCGGGGACGCAGGCGGTGCACCTGGCCGTCCTCGGGGGCCTGCGCGCGCGCCGGCGGGTGGGTTCCCACCTGGTGGTCGGCGCGGTCGAGCACTCCAGCGTCCTGCACGCCGCCGAACTGCACGAGCGGGACGGCGGCGAGGTCACCCTCGTCGGCGTCGACCGCTCGGGCCGCGTCGACCCCGCCGAGTTCGCGGCGGCGCTGCGCCCGGACACCGCGCTGGCCTGCCTGCAGTCCGCGAACCACGAGGTCGGCACCCTGCAGCCGGTCGCCGAGGTCGCCGAGCACTGCCGGGCGGCGCGCGTCCCGCTGTGCACGGACGCGGCGCAGTCGCTCGGGCGCGCGGACGTCCCGGCGGGCTGGTCGCTGCTCGCCGGGAGCGCGCACAAGTGGGGCGGGCCCGGCGGCGTCGGCGTGCTCGTCGTCCGCAAGGGGACGCGGTGGCGTTCCCCGCTGCCCGACGACGAGCGCGAGGCGCGCCGCGTCCCCGGTTTCGAGAACGTGCCCGGCGCGGTCGCCGCCGCCGCGGCGCTGGAGGCGCGGCACGTCGACATGGCCGCGGACGCGGAGCGGCTGTCGGCGCTCGTGGAGCGGATCCGGTCTGAGGTACCGCGGACCGTCCCCGACGTCGAGGTGATCGGCGACCCCGTCCGGCGGCTGCCGCACCTGGTCACGTTCTCCTGCCTGTACGTGGAGGGCGAGGCTCTGCTGACGGAACTGGACCGGCTGGGTTTCGCGGTTTCGTCGGGCAGCTCGTGCACGGCGGATACGCTGCGTCCGAGTCATGTGCTGGAGGCGATGGGAGTGATCACCCATGGGAACGTGCGGGTGTCGCTTCCGCGGGACGTCGAGGCGGCGGACGTCGAACGCTTCCTGTCGGTGCTCCCCGCGACCGTCGCCAAGCTCCGCGGCGACCTGGGAGTGATCGCGTGA
- the ctaC gene encoding aa3-type cytochrome oxidase subunit II, producing MITSAGALGLLALTATACSGEAARLGMPEPISIQGERMLRLWQGSWIAAFAVGAVVWGLIIWAVVFHRKRSDDLPPQVRYNMPIEILYTAVPFVIIAVLFYFTARDQNFVEKTTDKPDVVVDVTAFQWSWQFDYVENGQSVATVVGQPVAPNGPAPAKPVMTIPANETVRVRLHANDVIHSFWVPALIYKKDVMPGYTNEFEFTANKLGTYEGRCAELCGVDHSRMLFQLKVVTPEQYDKFIADAKAKKQAASTQAAGGAN from the coding sequence GTGATCACAAGCGCCGGCGCGCTAGGGCTGCTGGCGCTGACCGCCACCGCGTGCAGCGGTGAGGCGGCCCGCCTCGGCATGCCCGAGCCGATCAGCATCCAGGGCGAACGCATGCTGAGGCTCTGGCAGGGCTCCTGGATCGCGGCGTTCGCCGTCGGGGCCGTCGTCTGGGGCCTGATCATCTGGGCGGTGGTGTTCCACCGCAAGCGCTCCGACGACCTGCCGCCGCAGGTCCGCTACAACATGCCGATCGAGATCCTCTACACGGCGGTCCCGTTCGTCATCATCGCGGTCCTCTTCTACTTCACGGCGCGCGATCAGAACTTCGTCGAGAAGACCACTGACAAACCGGACGTCGTCGTCGACGTCACGGCGTTCCAGTGGAGCTGGCAGTTCGACTACGTCGAGAACGGCCAGAGCGTCGCCACAGTGGTCGGCCAGCCGGTCGCCCCGAACGGCCCGGCGCCCGCCAAGCCCGTCATGACGATCCCGGCGAACGAGACGGTCCGCGTCCGGCTGCACGCCAACGACGTCATCCACTCGTTCTGGGTCCCGGCGCTCATCTACAAGAAGGACGTGATGCCGGGCTACACCAACGAGTTCGAGTTCACCGCGAACAAGCTCGGCACCTATGAGGGCCGCTGCGCCGAACTCTGCGGTGTCGACCACAGCCGGATGCTGTTCCAGCTGAAGGTCGTCACGCCGGAGCAGTACGACAAGTTCATCGCCGACGCCAAGGCCAAGAAGCAGGCGGCGTCGACCCAAGCCGCGGGGGGTGCCAATTGA
- the ctaD gene encoding aa3-type cytochrome oxidase subunit I translates to MTTISKAPSAPVSASRTSKGRIIASWLSSTDHKTIGYLYLITSFFMFLIGGVLALVMRAELYKPGLQVVSNEQFNQLFTMHGTIMLLMFATPLFAGFANVIMPLQIGAPDVAFPRMNMLAYWLFLFGSLIVLAGFLTPNGAASFGWFAYAPLSNAVRSPGIGGDMWVLGLAMSGFGTIMGAVNFITTILCMRAPGMTMFRMPIFTWNILLTSILVLLAFPVLAAALLALEADRKFGAHVFDAAHGGALLWQHLFWFFGHPEVYIIALPFFGIVTEILPVFSRKPVFGYVGLVFATISIAGLSVTVWAHHMYVTGQVLLPFFSFMTFLIAVPTGVKFFNWIGTIWRGQLTFESPMLWSLGFLVTFLFGGLTGVILASPPMDFQLSDSYFVVAHFHYVVFGTVVFAMFAGFYFWWPKWTGKMLNDRLGKVHFWLLFIGFHGTFLVQHWLGAAGMPRRYADYAAEFEALNQVSTIFSFILGASMIPFFYNVYITWKKGKRVEVDDPWGYGASLEWATSCPPPRHNFNSIPKIRSERPAFDLHHPHVGAKGELAGASSGSGGSGSSGTSGGSAVSKGD, encoded by the coding sequence TTGACGACGATCAGCAAGGCACCGAGCGCGCCGGTCTCCGCGTCGCGGACGAGCAAGGGGCGCATCATCGCCTCGTGGCTGTCGTCCACGGACCACAAGACGATCGGCTACCTCTACCTGATCACGTCTTTCTTCATGTTCCTGATCGGTGGCGTGCTCGCCCTGGTCATGCGCGCCGAGCTGTACAAGCCGGGACTGCAGGTCGTCAGCAACGAGCAGTTCAACCAGCTGTTCACCATGCACGGCACGATCATGCTGCTGATGTTCGCGACGCCGCTGTTCGCCGGCTTCGCCAACGTCATCATGCCGCTGCAGATCGGCGCGCCGGACGTCGCGTTCCCGCGCATGAACATGCTGGCGTACTGGCTGTTCCTGTTCGGCAGCCTCATCGTCCTCGCGGGGTTCCTGACCCCGAACGGCGCCGCCAGCTTCGGCTGGTTCGCCTACGCCCCGCTGTCGAACGCGGTCCGCTCGCCGGGCATCGGCGGTGACATGTGGGTGCTGGGCCTGGCGATGTCGGGCTTCGGCACCATCATGGGCGCCGTCAACTTCATCACCACGATCCTGTGCATGCGGGCGCCCGGCATGACGATGTTCCGGATGCCGATCTTCACCTGGAACATCCTGCTGACCTCCATCCTGGTCCTGCTCGCGTTCCCGGTGCTGGCCGCCGCGCTGCTGGCCCTGGAGGCCGACCGCAAGTTCGGCGCGCACGTCTTCGACGCCGCGCACGGCGGGGCGCTGCTATGGCAACACCTCTTCTGGTTCTTCGGGCATCCAGAGGTGTACATCATCGCCTTGCCCTTCTTCGGGATCGTGACGGAGATCCTGCCGGTGTTCAGCCGCAAGCCGGTCTTCGGCTACGTCGGCCTGGTGTTCGCCACCATCAGCATCGCGGGTCTGTCCGTCACGGTCTGGGCGCACCACATGTACGTGACCGGCCAGGTCCTTCTGCCGTTCTTCTCGTTCATGACGTTCCTCATCGCCGTACCGACAGGCGTGAAGTTCTTCAACTGGATCGGGACTATATGGAGAGGCCAGCTGACGTTCGAGTCACCGATGCTCTGGTCTCTCGGCTTCCTGGTCACGTTCCTGTTCGGTGGTCTGACCGGCGTCATCCTCGCGTCGCCGCCGATGGACTTCCAGCTGTCCGACTCCTACTTCGTGGTGGCGCACTTCCACTACGTCGTGTTCGGCACCGTGGTGTTCGCGATGTTCGCGGGCTTCTACTTCTGGTGGCCGAAGTGGACCGGCAAGATGCTGAACGACCGCCTCGGCAAGGTGCACTTCTGGCTGCTGTTCATCGGCTTCCACGGCACCTTCCTGGTGCAGCACTGGCTCGGCGCCGCGGGCATGCCCCGCCGGTACGCCGACTACGCGGCCGAGTTCGAGGCTTTGAACCAGGTGTCCACGATCTTCTCGTTCATCCTCGGCGCCTCGATGATCCCGTTCTTCTACAACGTGTACATCACGTGGAAGAAGGGCAAGCGCGTCGAGGTCGACGACCCGTGGGGCTACGGGGCGTCCCTGGAGTGGGCGACGTCGTGCCCGCCGCCGCGGCACAACTTCAACTCGATCCCGAAGATCCGCTCCGAGCGGCCCGCGTTCGACCTGCACCACCCGCACGTGGGGGCGAAGGGCGAACTGGCCGGTGCGTCCAGCGGGTCCGGGGGATCCGGCTCGTCCGGGACGTCCGGCGGCTCGGCCGTCTCGAAGGGAGACTGA
- a CDS encoding cytochrome c oxidase subunit 4, protein MRVQAFMFYGCAVFFLITDVVYWYWSKDWTGTTALALAIGLAGLIGFYIHFTVRRLERANAGPLYEDDPEGDIADAAGELGFFSPHSWWPLYVGLSAATIALGLVFGWWLFIIGAVAIIMSTIGLVFEYYRGHFAH, encoded by the coding sequence ATGCGCGTTCAGGCGTTCATGTTCTACGGCTGCGCCGTCTTCTTCCTCATCACCGACGTCGTGTACTGGTACTGGTCGAAGGACTGGACGGGGACGACCGCGCTCGCGCTCGCCATCGGCCTCGCCGGGCTCATCGGCTTCTACATCCACTTCACGGTGCGGCGGCTCGAGCGGGCCAACGCCGGTCCGCTGTACGAGGACGACCCCGAGGGCGACATCGCGGACGCGGCCGGCGAGCTGGGCTTCTTCAGCCCGCACAGCTGGTGGCCGCTGTACGTCGGCCTGTCGGCCGCGACGATCGCGCTGGGCCTGGTGTTCGGCTGGTGGCTGTTCATCATCGGCGCCGTCGCCATCATCATGTCGACCATCGGGCTGGTCTTCGAGTACTACCGGGGTCATTTCGCCCACTGA
- a CDS encoding L,D-transpeptidase, which yields MRFRCSGPRDRGRRAVALLVGVGAAAAAGCTAQDEPRAAAVELTVSPRQGGTVAPDVPIAVQARSGTIADVSVSSGGAAVAGSLNEDRTAWRSRWALTPGQTYTVSATALGEDGRSRTVRSRFATAKAEQTNPMTLEAPADGETVGVGIPIVMNFEEPVKDKAEVEKALVVRSNKPVEGAWHWVDEQQVVFRPKKYWPAHTKVSFQAHLAGVSTSKGVYGGKNQNIDFTVGDSQISTADEDSHKMVVKVNGKKVRTIPTSMGDGSERRFTTTNGVHLAMQKDDPVTMTSSWMGIAPGSAGGYSLTVDDSVRISDSGEYVHSAPWSVGSQGSSNVSHGCINVSPSNAEWFYEMTNRGDPIIVTGTDRELEPYNGWSYWQMDWKKWVQGSALKRSVKTGPNADPATLSAQADGGTGQEKPAGS from the coding sequence GTGCGGTTTCGTTGCTCAGGACCGAGGGACCGGGGACGGCGGGCCGTCGCGCTGCTCGTCGGCGTCGGGGCGGCGGCGGCCGCGGGATGCACGGCACAGGACGAGCCGCGGGCGGCGGCCGTCGAGCTGACGGTGTCGCCACGTCAGGGCGGGACGGTGGCGCCGGACGTCCCGATCGCCGTGCAGGCGCGCAGCGGCACCATCGCGGACGTGTCGGTGTCGAGCGGCGGCGCCGCCGTCGCCGGAAGCCTGAACGAGGACCGGACCGCGTGGCGGTCCCGCTGGGCGCTCACGCCCGGGCAGACCTACACCGTCAGCGCCACGGCGCTCGGCGAGGACGGGCGCAGCCGGACGGTGCGGAGCCGGTTCGCCACCGCGAAGGCGGAGCAGACGAACCCGATGACGCTCGAGGCCCCGGCCGACGGGGAGACCGTCGGCGTCGGCATCCCGATCGTCATGAACTTCGAGGAGCCGGTCAAGGACAAGGCCGAGGTCGAGAAGGCGCTGGTGGTGCGGTCGAACAAGCCCGTCGAGGGAGCCTGGCACTGGGTCGACGAGCAGCAGGTCGTGTTCCGTCCGAAGAAGTACTGGCCCGCCCACACCAAGGTGTCCTTCCAGGCCCACCTGGCCGGGGTGAGCACCAGCAAGGGCGTGTACGGCGGTAAGAACCAGAACATCGACTTCACCGTCGGGGACTCCCAGATCAGCACCGCTGACGAGGACTCCCACAAGATGGTGGTGAAGGTCAACGGCAAGAAGGTCCGCACCATCCCGACCAGCATGGGCGACGGGTCGGAGCGCCGGTTCACCACGACCAACGGCGTCCACCTGGCGATGCAGAAGGACGACCCCGTCACGATGACGTCCTCGTGGATGGGGATCGCCCCCGGAAGCGCCGGCGGCTACAGCCTGACCGTCGACGACTCCGTGCGGATCTCCGACAGCGGCGAGTACGTCCACAGCGCGCCCTGGTCGGTCGGGAGCCAGGGGAGCTCGAACGTCAGCCACGGCTGCATCAACGTCAGCCCGTCCAACGCGGAGTGGTTCTACGAGATGACCAACCGCGGCGACCCCATCATCGTGACGGGCACCGACCGGGAGCTGGAGCCCTACAACGGGTGGAGCTACTGGCAGATGGACTGGAAGAAGTGGGTGCAGGGCAGCGCGCTGAAGCGGTCGGTGAAGACCGGCCCGAACGCCGACCCGGCGACCCTTTCCGCGCAGGCCGACGGCGGGACCGGCCAGGAGAAGCCCGCCGGGAGCTGA
- a CDS encoding M48 family metallopeptidase gives MSEQDRRLRRPRIAATVAAAALFAAVGTVLALTTPWNPLPGPVPGGRTPTDPSADYSAAEIARSAAFDAAINPPAYAGLAAGLVLILVLGLTPRGARLIRFATARVPRRWLRVLVATVAVTTLLWVVGLPFDVWGETVLRDYGLSTQGWSAWFVDELKSLGLTWAVYGVVLLLLYAVVRRFPRYWWTGAAFGGFSLVVAASFAYPVVVEPVFNEFHSLPQGRLRTDLLAMAERDGVPVEDVLVADASRRTTSLNAYVSGFGSTRRIVLYDTLLESPPERVESIVGHELGHADSRDVLWGTLVGALAVAGAVCLLYPLMTSPRLLRRAGVVPRGGNGAGGNGAGENGDQAREGGGAADPRSVALVLAAVAVAMQVGAPVQNLVSRRIEARADVHALDLTRDPGTFVSMQHELSVRNISDLSPNPVERFLWMTHPAGPERIAMARDWARLHGTRVPPPLSGG, from the coding sequence GTGAGCGAGCAGGACCGGCGGCTGCGGCGCCCCCGGATCGCCGCGACCGTCGCCGCCGCCGCGCTGTTCGCCGCGGTCGGGACCGTGCTGGCCCTGACCACCCCCTGGAACCCGCTGCCCGGCCCCGTCCCCGGCGGCCGCACGCCGACCGACCCGTCCGCCGACTACTCCGCCGCCGAGATCGCCCGCAGCGCGGCGTTCGACGCGGCGATCAACCCGCCCGCCTACGCGGGGCTCGCCGCCGGGCTCGTGCTGATCCTCGTCCTCGGCCTGACGCCGCGGGGCGCCCGGCTCATCCGGTTCGCGACGGCGCGGGTGCCGCGCCGGTGGCTGCGCGTCCTCGTCGCGACGGTGGCGGTGACGACGCTGCTGTGGGTCGTCGGGCTGCCGTTCGACGTCTGGGGCGAGACGGTGCTGCGCGACTACGGGCTGTCCACGCAGGGCTGGTCCGCCTGGTTCGTGGACGAGCTGAAGTCGCTGGGGCTCACGTGGGCCGTCTACGGCGTCGTGCTGCTGCTCCTGTACGCGGTGGTGCGCCGCTTCCCCCGTTACTGGTGGACGGGCGCGGCCTTCGGGGGCTTCAGCCTCGTCGTCGCGGCGTCGTTCGCCTACCCCGTCGTGGTCGAGCCGGTCTTCAACGAGTTCCACTCGCTGCCGCAGGGGCGGCTGCGCACGGATCTGCTGGCGATGGCCGAGCGGGACGGCGTGCCCGTCGAGGACGTCCTGGTCGCCGACGCGTCCCGCCGGACGACGTCGCTGAACGCCTACGTGTCCGGGTTCGGCTCCACGCGCCGGATCGTCCTGTACGACACGCTGCTGGAGTCGCCGCCGGAGCGCGTCGAGTCGATCGTCGGGCACGAGCTGGGCCACGCCGACAGCCGGGACGTGCTGTGGGGGACGCTCGTGGGCGCGCTCGCCGTCGCGGGCGCGGTGTGCCTGCTGTACCCGCTGATGACGTCTCCGCGGCTGCTGCGCCGCGCCGGAGTCGTCCCGCGCGGCGGGAACGGGGCCGGCGGGAACGGGGCCGGCGAGAACGGGGACCAAGCGCGCGAGGGAGGCGGGGCGGCGGACCCGCGGTCGGTCGCGCTCGTCCTGGCGGCCGTGGCGGTCGCGATGCAGGTCGGCGCGCCCGTGCAGAACCTCGTCAGCCGCCGCATCGAGGCGCGGGCGGACGTCCACGCCCTCGACCTCACGCGCGACCCGGGGACGTTCGTGTCGATGCAGCACGAGCTGTCCGTGCGCAACATCTCCGACCTGAGCCCGAACCCCGTCGAGCGGTTCCTGTGGATGACGCACCCGGCGGGACCCGAGCGGATCGCGATGGCGCGCGACTGGGCGCGCCTGCACGGCACCCGGGTCCCGCCGCCGCTCTCCGGCGGCTGA